A DNA window from Hordeum vulgare subsp. vulgare chromosome 1H, MorexV3_pseudomolecules_assembly, whole genome shotgun sequence contains the following coding sequences:
- the LOC123427490 gene encoding probable serine/threonine-protein kinase PBL7 isoform X1 yields the protein MSSGGDDYKREESVALIVIVSLAALSLLSLIAAFAYYCYITRKVSRRLNSHPLPKRSSSPPPLPLPAAVIPPQGKESPSSNSASDGAAAGALVVGIDRGVQVFGYRQLHAATGGFGRAHMVGQGSFGAVYRGLLPDGRKVAVKLMDRPGKQGEEEFEMEVELLSRLRSSYLLGLIGHCSEGGHRLLVYEFMANGCLQEHLYPNGVINVGSSGGISKLDWSTRMRIALEAAKGLEYLHERVTPPVIHRDFKSSNILLDKDFHARVSDFGLAKLGSDRAGGHVSTRVLGTQGYVAPEYALTGHLTTKSDVYSYGVVLLELLTGRVPVDMKRSPGEGVLVNWALPMLTDREKVVQILDPSLEGQYSLKDAVQVAAIAAMCVQPEADYRPLMADVVQSLVPLVKNRSVPKPSNPNAQASRPLD from the exons ATGTCGAGCGGCGGCGACGATTACAAGCGCGAGGAGTCGGTGGCGCTCATTGTCATCGTCTCCCTCGCTGCGCTCTCGCTCCTCTCTCTCATCGCCGCCTTTGCCTACTACTGCTACATCACCCGCAAGGTCTCCCGCCGCCTCAACTCGCACCCACTCCCCAAGCGCTCCTCCTCGCCTCCCCCACTGCCCCTGCCGGCTGCCGTGATCCCGCCGCAGGGGAAGGAGAGCCCGTCCAGCAACTCCGCCAGCGACGGGGCCGCGGCTGGGGCGCTGGTGGTCGGCATCGACAGGGGCGTGCAGGTGTTTGGCTACAGGCAACTGCACGCGGCGACGGGCGGCTTCGGCCGGGCGCATATGGTGGGGCAGGGGAGCTTCGGGGCCGTCTACCGCGGGCTGCTCCCCGATGGGAGGAAGGTCGCGGTCAAGCTCATGGACCGCCCCGGGAAGCAGGGCGAGGAGGAGTTTGAGATGGAG GTTGAGCTGTTGAGTCGGCTTCGATCATCTTATTTGTTGGGCTTGATTGGCCATTGCTCAGAGGGTGGACACCGCCTACTGGTGTATGAGTTCATGGCCAATGGGTGTCTCCAGGAGCATCTTTACCCAAATGGAG TTATCAATGTAGGTTCCAGTGGCGGTATATCAAAATTGGACTGGTCGACAAGAATGAGAATAGCTCTTGAAGCAGCAAAAGGTCTGGAGTATCTCCATGAGCGCGTTACTCCACCTGTTATACACAGGGACTTCAAGAGCAGTAACATTCTCTTGGACAAGGACTTCCATGCAAGAGTCTCAGACTTTGGTTTGGCCAAGCTTGGATCTGATAGAGCTGGTGGTCATGTGTCAACTCGAGTTTTAGGCACACAAGGCTATGTCGCACCAGA ATATGCATTAACTGGGCATTTGACAACCAAATCAGATGTGTACAGTTACGGGGTTGTGCTTCTGGAATTGCTTACCGGCAGGGTACCAGTTGATATGAAGAGGTCTCCTGGAGAAGGTGTTTTAGTTAACTGG GCATTACCTATGCTCACTGATCGAGAAAAAGTTGTGCAGATCCTGGATCCATCACTGGAAGGTCAATATTCATTGAAAGATGCTGTTCAAGTGGCCGCTATTGCTGCCATGTGCGTCCAACCAGAGGCTGACTATAGGCCACTGATGGCTGATGTCGTCCAATCGTTGGTTCCACTTGTCAAGAATCGTTCTGTTCCCAAACCGTCCAACCCAAATGCCCAAGCATCAAGGCCACTCGACTAA
- the LOC123427490 gene encoding probable serine/threonine-protein kinase PBL7 isoform X2: MSSGGDDYKREESVALIVIVSLAALSLLSLIAAFAYYCYITRKVSRRLNSHPLPKRSSSPPPLPLPAAVIPPQGKESPSSNSASDGAAAGALVVGIDRGVQVFGYRQLHAATGGFGRAHMVGQGSFGAVYRGLLPDGRKVAVKLMDRPGKQGEEEFEMEVELLSRLRSSYLLGLIGHCSEGGHRLLVYEFMANGCLQEHLYPNGGSSGGISKLDWSTRMRIALEAAKGLEYLHERVTPPVIHRDFKSSNILLDKDFHARVSDFGLAKLGSDRAGGHVSTRVLGTQGYVAPEYALTGHLTTKSDVYSYGVVLLELLTGRVPVDMKRSPGEGVLVNWALPMLTDREKVVQILDPSLEGQYSLKDAVQVAAIAAMCVQPEADYRPLMADVVQSLVPLVKNRSVPKPSNPNAQASRPLD; this comes from the exons ATGTCGAGCGGCGGCGACGATTACAAGCGCGAGGAGTCGGTGGCGCTCATTGTCATCGTCTCCCTCGCTGCGCTCTCGCTCCTCTCTCTCATCGCCGCCTTTGCCTACTACTGCTACATCACCCGCAAGGTCTCCCGCCGCCTCAACTCGCACCCACTCCCCAAGCGCTCCTCCTCGCCTCCCCCACTGCCCCTGCCGGCTGCCGTGATCCCGCCGCAGGGGAAGGAGAGCCCGTCCAGCAACTCCGCCAGCGACGGGGCCGCGGCTGGGGCGCTGGTGGTCGGCATCGACAGGGGCGTGCAGGTGTTTGGCTACAGGCAACTGCACGCGGCGACGGGCGGCTTCGGCCGGGCGCATATGGTGGGGCAGGGGAGCTTCGGGGCCGTCTACCGCGGGCTGCTCCCCGATGGGAGGAAGGTCGCGGTCAAGCTCATGGACCGCCCCGGGAAGCAGGGCGAGGAGGAGTTTGAGATGGAG GTTGAGCTGTTGAGTCGGCTTCGATCATCTTATTTGTTGGGCTTGATTGGCCATTGCTCAGAGGGTGGACACCGCCTACTGGTGTATGAGTTCATGGCCAATGGGTGTCTCCAGGAGCATCTTTACCCAAATGGAG GTTCCAGTGGCGGTATATCAAAATTGGACTGGTCGACAAGAATGAGAATAGCTCTTGAAGCAGCAAAAGGTCTGGAGTATCTCCATGAGCGCGTTACTCCACCTGTTATACACAGGGACTTCAAGAGCAGTAACATTCTCTTGGACAAGGACTTCCATGCAAGAGTCTCAGACTTTGGTTTGGCCAAGCTTGGATCTGATAGAGCTGGTGGTCATGTGTCAACTCGAGTTTTAGGCACACAAGGCTATGTCGCACCAGA ATATGCATTAACTGGGCATTTGACAACCAAATCAGATGTGTACAGTTACGGGGTTGTGCTTCTGGAATTGCTTACCGGCAGGGTACCAGTTGATATGAAGAGGTCTCCTGGAGAAGGTGTTTTAGTTAACTGG GCATTACCTATGCTCACTGATCGAGAAAAAGTTGTGCAGATCCTGGATCCATCACTGGAAGGTCAATATTCATTGAAAGATGCTGTTCAAGTGGCCGCTATTGCTGCCATGTGCGTCCAACCAGAGGCTGACTATAGGCCACTGATGGCTGATGTCGTCCAATCGTTGGTTCCACTTGTCAAGAATCGTTCTGTTCCCAAACCGTCCAACCCAAATGCCCAAGCATCAAGGCCACTCGACTAA